The following proteins are co-located in the Pseudarthrobacter siccitolerans genome:
- a CDS encoding Gfo/Idh/MocA family protein, with amino-acid sequence MSNEPIQRPLGVAMIGYAFMGKAHSNAWRNVASYFDVPALEQKVLVGRDAAAVSEAAAKYGWQETATDWRSVLDRDDIHIVDICAPGWMHAEIAIAALEAGKHVLLEKPLANTLAEAEAMTAAARAARAKGVQSMVGFNYRRVPALALAKELASEGRLGTVRQVRAAYLQDWLADESAPMTWRSKKETAGSGALGDIASHAIDQVLFLLGDQVTEVSARLQTFVDQRPGAEGLEDVTVDDAAWATLTLASGAIASVEASRVATGRKNSLQIEIYGDKGALRFDLENLNELQFLDATAPAREQGFRRIVVTEPEHPYLDAWWPQGHIIGWEHTFTHEIRDFLLAIDGGTEPSPSFEDGLEVQRILAAVEESAAAKSALIQLSTAANALTEGA; translated from the coding sequence ATGAGCAACGAACCAATCCAGCGGCCCCTGGGCGTAGCGATGATCGGGTATGCCTTTATGGGCAAAGCGCACTCGAACGCGTGGCGGAACGTTGCCAGCTATTTCGACGTCCCCGCGCTTGAGCAGAAGGTCCTGGTGGGCCGGGACGCCGCCGCCGTTTCGGAAGCCGCCGCGAAGTACGGGTGGCAGGAAACCGCTACGGACTGGCGCTCTGTCCTGGACCGCGACGACATCCATATTGTTGACATCTGCGCGCCTGGCTGGATGCACGCCGAGATCGCCATCGCCGCCCTCGAAGCCGGCAAGCATGTGCTGCTGGAAAAGCCGCTCGCCAACACCCTGGCCGAAGCCGAAGCCATGACCGCTGCAGCCCGCGCCGCCCGGGCCAAGGGCGTGCAGTCGATGGTGGGCTTCAACTACCGCCGCGTCCCGGCGCTGGCCCTCGCGAAGGAACTGGCCAGCGAGGGCAGGCTCGGGACTGTCCGTCAGGTCCGCGCCGCCTACCTGCAAGACTGGCTGGCCGACGAGTCCGCACCGATGACATGGCGGTCAAAGAAGGAGACCGCCGGGTCCGGGGCGTTGGGTGACATCGCATCCCACGCCATCGACCAGGTCCTCTTCCTGCTCGGCGACCAGGTCACGGAAGTCTCGGCCCGGCTGCAGACGTTCGTGGACCAGCGGCCGGGTGCCGAAGGCCTGGAAGACGTCACGGTCGACGACGCCGCCTGGGCAACGCTGACCCTCGCCTCAGGAGCAATCGCCTCAGTGGAAGCCTCCCGGGTGGCCACCGGGCGGAAGAACTCCCTGCAGATCGAGATCTACGGCGACAAGGGCGCCCTCCGCTTCGACCTTGAGAACCTCAATGAACTTCAGTTCCTGGACGCTACTGCGCCAGCCCGCGAGCAGGGCTTCCGCCGGATCGTGGTCACCGAACCGGAGCACCCGTACCTGGACGCGTGGTGGCCGCAGGGCCACATCATCGGCTGGGAGCACACCTTCACGCACGAAATCCGGGACTTCCTGCTGGCCATCGACGGCGGGACAGAGCCGTCGCCGTCGTTCGAAGACGGACTGGAAGTCCAGCGCATCCTGGCCGCAGTGGAGGAATCCGCTGCCGCTAAAAGTGCCCTCATCCAGCTGTCCACCGCTGCCAATGCACTGACTGAAGGAGCCTGA
- a CDS encoding Gfo/Idh/MocA family protein has product MSTPAPANTAPASSASFHGATGKGPVGVAVIGAGNISKQYLDNLTVFPDLKVHVIADLFEEAAAARAKEYGIPEWGGVDKALNHPDVEIIVNLTIPAAHVEVATAAVNAGKHVWTEKPFSLDRESGLGLLKTADAAGLRLGCAPDTFLGAGLQTALRMIRRGDIGTPLTAMTTFQTPGPESWHPNPAFLFQHGAGPLFDMGPYYLTTLIQAFGSIRKVAAVGSKSKDVRVIGSGPKAGEEFTVEVPTHVSAMAQFESGASSHSVFSFESPRARMGFVEIAGTEATISLPDPNYFDGDIKLWRAGDEDWTTIPATGPANGRGMGVLDMARSIRAGVPHRATGELAYHVLDAMVSINESMESGTFVDVASNAPISQPIPEDWAPEALTLGEGA; this is encoded by the coding sequence ATGAGCACCCCTGCACCGGCAAATACTGCACCGGCAAGCTCAGCATCCTTCCATGGGGCAACGGGCAAAGGCCCGGTAGGCGTTGCCGTCATCGGCGCCGGAAACATCAGCAAGCAATACCTGGATAACCTCACGGTCTTCCCGGACCTCAAGGTCCACGTCATCGCGGACCTGTTCGAGGAAGCCGCGGCAGCCCGGGCCAAGGAATATGGCATTCCCGAGTGGGGCGGGGTGGACAAGGCACTGAACCACCCCGACGTCGAGATCATCGTCAACCTGACCATCCCGGCCGCGCACGTTGAAGTAGCCACTGCCGCGGTCAACGCCGGGAAACACGTCTGGACCGAAAAGCCCTTCTCCCTGGACCGTGAATCCGGGCTGGGTCTGCTCAAAACCGCCGACGCCGCAGGGCTCCGCCTGGGCTGCGCACCCGACACCTTCCTCGGCGCAGGCCTGCAGACGGCCCTGCGGATGATCCGGCGCGGCGACATCGGCACTCCGCTGACGGCCATGACCACCTTCCAGACCCCCGGCCCGGAATCCTGGCACCCCAACCCGGCGTTCCTCTTCCAGCACGGCGCCGGCCCGCTGTTCGACATGGGCCCCTATTACCTGACCACGCTCATCCAGGCTTTCGGCTCCATCCGCAAGGTGGCCGCCGTCGGGTCCAAGTCCAAAGACGTCCGCGTGATCGGTTCCGGACCCAAAGCCGGCGAAGAGTTCACGGTGGAGGTCCCCACCCACGTGTCCGCCATGGCCCAGTTCGAGTCCGGCGCGTCCTCCCACAGCGTCTTCTCCTTCGAGTCCCCGCGCGCCCGGATGGGCTTCGTGGAAATCGCCGGCACCGAGGCCACCATCTCGCTGCCGGACCCCAACTATTTCGACGGCGATATCAAGCTGTGGCGGGCAGGCGATGAGGACTGGACCACCATCCCGGCCACCGGCCCTGCGAACGGCCGGGGCATGGGAGTCCTGGACATGGCCCGCTCCATCCGCGCCGGCGTCCCCCACCGTGCCACCGGAGAACTCGCCTACCACGTTCTGGACGCCATGGTCTCCATCAACGAGTCCATGGAATCCGGGACCTTCGTGGACGTAGCCAGCAACGCACCCATTTCGCAGCCCATCCCCGAAGACTGGGCCCCCGAAGCCTTGACGCTAGGAGAAGGCGCATGA
- a CDS encoding sugar phosphate isomerase/epimerase family protein produces the protein MSYSLQLYTLRNAIQEDLPGTIRKVADIGFTQVEPYNFVATAQELGEALRENGLTAPSGHAPLLGQDQDRIFTAARELGITTVIEPFIPADRWQSAEDVQATAAQLNEAAKKGAGYGIRVGYHNHQWELESRIEGRTALEYFADLLDPELVLEVDTYWVAVGGQDPVDILGKLGTRVKFIHIKDGPLTTNTKAQLPAGQGKVAVLDVIAAAKSLEVGVVEFDDYDGDIFEGINESLSFLTASGEGIKA, from the coding sequence ATGTCCTACTCGCTCCAGCTCTACACGTTGCGGAACGCCATCCAGGAAGACCTGCCCGGAACCATTCGGAAAGTCGCAGACATCGGCTTCACCCAGGTGGAGCCGTACAACTTTGTTGCCACGGCACAGGAACTTGGTGAGGCGCTGCGCGAAAACGGCCTGACCGCGCCGTCCGGCCATGCCCCGCTGCTGGGCCAGGACCAGGACCGGATCTTCACCGCTGCCAGGGAACTGGGCATCACTACCGTCATCGAACCGTTCATTCCGGCCGATCGCTGGCAGAGCGCTGAAGACGTGCAGGCCACCGCCGCCCAACTAAACGAGGCGGCAAAGAAGGGCGCCGGATACGGCATCCGCGTGGGATACCACAACCACCAGTGGGAGCTGGAGTCCCGCATCGAGGGCCGCACGGCGCTGGAGTACTTTGCAGACCTGCTGGACCCTGAACTGGTCCTTGAAGTGGACACCTACTGGGTTGCCGTGGGCGGCCAGGACCCTGTGGACATCCTGGGCAAGCTGGGGACCCGGGTTAAGTTCATCCACATCAAGGACGGGCCCCTCACTACCAACACCAAAGCCCAGCTGCCTGCAGGCCAGGGCAAGGTGGCCGTCCTGGACGTCATCGCGGCGGCTAAATCGCTCGAAGTGGGCGTGGTGGAGTTTGACGACTATGACGGCGACATCTTCGAGGGCATCAACGAGAGCCTTTCGTTCCTGACTGCATCGGGTGAAGGAATCAAGGCATGA
- a CDS encoding ROK family transcriptional regulator: MTKTAGISASPEPALAQGGAGVLFQLLRDGKARTRAELALTTGLARSTVASRIDALIASGLVGPAGEASSSGGRPPSRFAFNPAVRVVLAVDVGATHVIVAVTDLNGEVLAEQRLAQDVADGPEAVLDRVVREGLLLLAKAGRPVDDVAGVGIGLPGPVEHATGRPVKPPIMPGWDGFDVVAYVQRSLPVPVLVDNDVNIMALGERTAHWREHENFLFIKVATGVGSGIISSGMLQRGANGTAGDLGHVRVPRGDDVLCRCGNYGCLEALASGPALAAELDRLGVPAARGSDVLRLVAQGNRQAIQVLRQAGRDVGDVLATVVNLLNPSVIVIGGSLGQAGEHLMAGVREVVYRRSLPLATAHLRIALSMAGDRAAILGASQMVTQHVLSPAAVEATLQATG, translated from the coding sequence ATGACCAAGACCGCAGGCATCAGCGCTTCGCCCGAGCCCGCCCTGGCCCAGGGCGGAGCCGGCGTGCTGTTCCAACTGCTCCGGGACGGCAAGGCCCGCACCCGCGCTGAGCTCGCCCTGACCACAGGGCTGGCGCGGTCCACCGTGGCGTCCCGGATCGATGCCCTGATAGCCTCCGGACTGGTGGGCCCCGCGGGGGAGGCCAGCTCAAGCGGCGGAAGGCCGCCGTCGCGCTTTGCCTTCAATCCTGCCGTGCGTGTGGTGCTGGCCGTGGATGTGGGGGCCACGCACGTGATCGTCGCCGTCACGGACCTTAACGGCGAGGTCCTCGCCGAGCAGCGCCTTGCGCAGGACGTGGCGGACGGGCCCGAAGCCGTGCTGGACCGCGTGGTGAGGGAAGGCCTGCTGCTCCTGGCCAAGGCAGGACGCCCGGTGGACGACGTCGCCGGAGTGGGCATCGGCCTGCCGGGGCCCGTGGAGCACGCCACAGGACGGCCTGTTAAGCCGCCCATCATGCCGGGCTGGGACGGGTTCGACGTCGTCGCTTACGTCCAGCGCTCGCTGCCGGTTCCCGTGCTGGTGGACAACGACGTGAACATCATGGCGCTGGGGGAACGGACCGCGCACTGGCGGGAGCACGAGAATTTCCTGTTCATCAAGGTGGCCACCGGGGTGGGGTCCGGGATCATCAGCAGCGGGATGCTGCAGCGCGGCGCCAACGGCACTGCCGGCGATCTTGGCCACGTGCGGGTCCCGCGCGGCGACGACGTGCTGTGCCGGTGCGGCAACTACGGCTGCCTGGAGGCGTTGGCCTCCGGCCCGGCCCTGGCCGCGGAACTGGACCGGCTGGGAGTACCGGCGGCCAGGGGCAGCGACGTGCTGCGGCTGGTGGCCCAGGGGAACCGGCAGGCGATCCAGGTGTTGCGCCAGGCCGGGCGGGACGTGGGGGACGTCCTGGCCACGGTGGTCAACCTGCTCAACCCGTCGGTCATTGTGATCGGCGGGAGCCTGGGCCAGGCGGGGGAGCACCTGATGGCCGGGGTGCGTGAAGTGGTGTACCGGCGCTCGCTGCCCCTGGCCACAGCCCACCTGAGGATCGCCCTTTCGATGGCCGGCGACCGGGCTGCGATTCTGGGCGCCAGCCAGATGGTGACGCAGCACGTGCTGTCTCCGGCTGCGGTTGAGGCAACCCTTCAGGCAACCGGCTAG
- a CDS encoding D-2-hydroxyacid dehydrogenase family protein, with protein MQQRLAILDDYQGVAHGFADWSSLEADGVTVTTYREPFGSPDALESALADATIIVAMRERTAFPRGVLEKLPALRLLVTTGMANASIDVEAADDLGITVCGTPGSPTAAPELSWALLLAIARNIPAEDSSLRAGSWQSTVGFELAGKTLGVVGLGKIGRRMAAYGQAFGMDVLAWSQNLTDEAAAGAGVRKVSKEELFRNSDVATLHLRLSPRSEGIVGEPELKLLGPNGILVNTARGPLVDQDALVRALTEGWIAGAALDVFDHEPLPAGHPLLTAPNTVLSPHLGYVTRESYREFYGGALEDVKAWLAGEPLRVISA; from the coding sequence ATGCAGCAACGGCTTGCCATCCTTGATGATTACCAGGGCGTGGCGCACGGATTCGCCGACTGGTCCTCCCTGGAGGCCGACGGCGTCACGGTCACCACGTACCGTGAGCCGTTCGGTTCGCCCGATGCACTGGAGTCCGCCCTGGCCGATGCGACGATCATCGTTGCCATGCGGGAGCGGACTGCCTTTCCCCGCGGGGTGCTCGAAAAACTCCCGGCCCTTCGGCTCCTTGTCACCACCGGAATGGCGAACGCCTCCATCGACGTTGAGGCCGCGGACGACCTTGGCATCACTGTCTGCGGCACGCCGGGGTCCCCCACCGCCGCCCCGGAACTCTCGTGGGCCCTGCTCCTGGCCATCGCCCGCAACATCCCTGCCGAGGACAGTTCCCTCCGCGCCGGTTCCTGGCAGAGCACGGTGGGGTTCGAACTGGCCGGCAAGACCCTCGGGGTGGTGGGCCTGGGCAAGATCGGCCGCAGGATGGCCGCCTACGGCCAGGCCTTCGGCATGGACGTACTCGCGTGGAGCCAGAACCTGACCGATGAGGCCGCCGCCGGGGCAGGGGTGCGGAAGGTGTCCAAGGAGGAGCTCTTTCGAAATTCCGACGTCGCCACCCTCCATCTGCGCCTGTCTCCCCGTTCGGAGGGCATCGTGGGCGAGCCGGAGCTGAAACTCCTGGGCCCCAACGGCATTCTGGTGAACACCGCGCGCGGGCCGTTGGTGGACCAGGACGCCCTGGTGCGGGCGCTGACGGAAGGCTGGATCGCAGGAGCCGCGCTGGACGTCTTCGACCACGAACCCCTCCCGGCAGGCCACCCCCTCCTCACCGCGCCCAACACGGTGCTGTCCCCGCACCTGGGCTATGTGACGCGGGAGAGCTACCGGGAGTTTTACGGCGGGGCGCTGGAGGACGTTAAGGCCTGGTTGGCCGGCGAGCCGCTGCGGGTCATTTCAGCCTAG
- a CDS encoding MFS transporter: MSGRFPARIPKSWILLACIGLLALNLRGPFVAVAPVVDVMQADLGFSPVVLGLLTSIPVLCFALAAPLASLAARGFGAEFAVTLTILGVLSGVIIRSAGGPALVLAGTVVIGLAITIGNIAVPLIIRRDFPPLRQGTAMGVYTAALNVGSFLTSMITAPLAELAGWQLALASTALLAVAAIVCWVLAIGLRAAFVPSAAPVPDGQRPAAPAGSAWTTAGLTAAFAGQAFSYYAVTAWLPSYLNDELGMSASAAGAGSSLFQVFAIVGGLGVPFAAKYFSTTAAAVTLGVLWTTVPAGLLLVPELWWLWSVFGGVAQGGGITLIFIAIIKLARDQVSAGRMSATVQGLGYCFGAVAPPLVGFVHDVSGSWTPALLVILASVLTFFLSATLSVRRVPKGR; encoded by the coding sequence GTGAGCGGCCGGTTCCCCGCCCGGATTCCGAAGAGCTGGATCCTGCTGGCCTGTATCGGGCTGCTGGCGCTGAACCTGCGGGGCCCGTTCGTGGCCGTAGCCCCCGTGGTGGACGTAATGCAGGCGGACCTCGGGTTTTCGCCGGTGGTGCTGGGCCTGCTCACGAGCATTCCGGTGCTGTGCTTCGCGCTGGCGGCACCCCTTGCCTCGCTGGCGGCCCGGGGCTTCGGTGCCGAATTCGCCGTGACCCTCACTATCCTGGGCGTGCTGTCAGGCGTCATCATCCGGTCCGCCGGCGGCCCGGCCTTGGTTCTCGCCGGCACCGTGGTGATCGGCCTGGCCATCACCATCGGCAACATCGCCGTGCCCCTCATTATCCGCCGCGACTTCCCGCCGCTGCGGCAGGGTACCGCGATGGGTGTCTATACGGCTGCCCTGAACGTCGGGTCATTCCTGACCTCGATGATCACTGCGCCGTTGGCCGAGCTCGCAGGGTGGCAGCTCGCGCTCGCGTCCACTGCGCTGCTGGCGGTCGCGGCCATCGTGTGCTGGGTGCTCGCCATCGGACTCCGTGCTGCGTTCGTGCCGTCCGCCGCTCCGGTGCCGGACGGGCAGCGGCCGGCGGCTCCTGCCGGTTCGGCCTGGACCACTGCCGGGCTCACTGCGGCCTTCGCGGGCCAGGCATTCTCCTACTACGCCGTCACGGCATGGCTGCCCAGCTACCTCAACGACGAACTCGGGATGTCCGCTTCGGCGGCGGGGGCCGGCTCCTCGCTGTTCCAGGTGTTCGCGATCGTGGGCGGGCTGGGTGTGCCGTTTGCGGCCAAGTATTTCAGTACGACGGCGGCGGCGGTCACCCTGGGCGTGTTGTGGACGACCGTGCCGGCCGGCCTCCTGCTGGTTCCCGAGCTCTGGTGGCTGTGGTCCGTCTTCGGCGGCGTTGCCCAGGGCGGCGGGATCACGCTGATCTTCATCGCCATCATCAAACTCGCCCGGGACCAGGTTTCCGCCGGCCGGATGTCCGCCACCGTCCAGGGTTTGGGCTATTGCTTCGGCGCTGTGGCGCCTCCGCTGGTGGGCTTTGTGCACGATGTTTCGGGTTCCTGGACGCCGGCCCTGCTGGTCATCCTGGCGTCGGTGCTGACGTTCTTCCTCAGCGCCACCCTCTCCGTGCGGCGGGTGCCGAAGGGGCGCTAG
- the aceB gene encoding malate synthase A, with amino-acid sequence MNSFTDSFTINGITLTAQPICRQDEVLTPDALAFVAKLHRATAGRRQELLQGRRARRADIAAGADPRFLRETEGIRNDPSWRVAPPAPGLEDRRVEITGPVDKKMTINAMNSGAKVWLADMEDSSTPTWRNVIKGQLNLTDALERRIDFTSPEGKEYKLRPAGELPTIVVRPRGWHLPEKHMLIDGQPIAGGIVDFGLYFFHNARRLLAQGKGPYFYLPKIENHLEARLWNDIFILAQDLLGIPQGTIRATVLIETITAAFEMEEILYELRDHAAGLNAGRWDYIFSLIKNFRTRGPRFVLPDRGQVTMTAPFMRAYTEQLVRACHKRGAMAIGGMAAAVPNRKDPEANANAFEKVRADKTREANDGFDGSWVAHPDLVPVAREVFDSILGEKPNQLDRTRDDVTPDDRALINVAATEGTITEQGIRNNIEVGIRYIESWLRGNGAVAIHNLMEDAATAEISRSQLWQWIYAQAITDRGEIITHHWIEELLDEEFARLERFDGDRFEDARDIFEEVTLSQDFPSFLTLPAYARYLTEAREKATVEELAAA; translated from the coding sequence ATGAACAGCTTTACTGACAGCTTCACGATCAATGGCATTACTTTGACGGCCCAGCCGATTTGCCGGCAGGACGAGGTTCTGACTCCGGACGCTCTGGCATTTGTGGCCAAGCTGCACCGGGCTACTGCTGGCCGGCGGCAGGAGCTGCTGCAGGGCCGGCGTGCCCGGCGGGCTGACATCGCTGCCGGGGCTGATCCCCGATTCCTGCGGGAGACCGAGGGCATCCGCAATGATCCGTCCTGGCGGGTCGCTCCCCCGGCCCCCGGACTGGAAGACCGCCGGGTGGAAATCACTGGGCCGGTGGACAAGAAGATGACCATCAACGCCATGAACTCCGGGGCGAAGGTATGGCTCGCGGACATGGAGGACTCCTCCACCCCCACCTGGCGCAACGTCATCAAGGGCCAGCTGAACCTCACCGACGCGCTGGAACGCCGGATCGACTTCACCAGCCCCGAGGGCAAGGAATACAAGCTCCGCCCCGCCGGTGAACTGCCCACCATCGTGGTCCGGCCCCGCGGCTGGCACCTGCCCGAGAAGCACATGCTGATCGACGGCCAGCCAATCGCCGGCGGGATCGTCGACTTCGGCCTGTACTTCTTCCACAACGCCCGCCGCCTCCTGGCCCAGGGCAAGGGCCCGTACTTCTACCTGCCCAAGATCGAAAACCACCTCGAAGCACGGCTCTGGAACGACATCTTCATCCTCGCCCAGGACCTGCTCGGCATCCCGCAGGGGACCATCCGCGCCACCGTGCTGATCGAAACCATCACCGCAGCCTTCGAAATGGAAGAAATCCTCTACGAACTGCGCGACCACGCCGCCGGCCTGAACGCCGGCCGCTGGGACTACATCTTCTCCCTCATCAAGAACTTCCGAACCCGCGGCCCCCGCTTCGTCCTGCCGGACCGCGGCCAGGTGACCATGACCGCCCCGTTCATGCGCGCCTACACGGAACAACTCGTCCGGGCCTGCCACAAGCGCGGCGCCATGGCCATCGGCGGCATGGCAGCAGCAGTCCCCAACCGCAAAGACCCCGAAGCGAACGCCAATGCCTTCGAGAAGGTCCGCGCCGACAAGACCCGCGAGGCCAACGACGGGTTCGACGGGTCCTGGGTGGCCCACCCCGACCTGGTGCCCGTTGCCCGCGAGGTGTTCGACTCCATCCTCGGCGAAAAGCCCAACCAGCTGGACCGCACCCGCGACGACGTCACCCCGGACGACAGGGCGCTGATTAACGTGGCCGCCACCGAAGGCACCATCACCGAACAAGGCATCAGGAACAACATCGAGGTCGGGATCCGCTACATTGAATCGTGGCTCCGCGGCAACGGCGCCGTAGCGATCCACAACCTCATGGAAGACGCCGCCACCGCAGAAATCTCCCGCTCCCAGCTCTGGCAGTGGATCTACGCCCAGGCCATCACCGACCGCGGTGAAATCATCACCCACCACTGGATCGAAGAGCTCCTGGACGAGGAATTCGCACGGCTCGAACGCTTCGACGGCGACCGCTTCGAAGACGCCCGCGACATCTTCGAAGAAGTCACGCTGAGCCAGGACTTCCCGTCCTTCCTCACCCTCCCCGCCTACGCCCGCTACCTCACCGAAGCCCGTGAAAAGGCCACCGTGGAGGAACTGGCCGCGGCCTGA
- the aceA gene encoding isocitrate lyase — MTAAFEPTQQPSGHDATSQAAALELEWAANPRWEGVTRDYSASDVVRLRGRVSEEQTLARRGAEKLWKQLTEEHKTGGYTNALGALTGNQAVQQVKAGLRAIYLSGWQVAADANNSGHTYPDQSLYPANSVPTVVRRINNALLRADQIEFSEGVQTVEDWLVPIVADAEAGFGGPLNAYELMKSMIQAGASGVHWEDQLASEKKCGHLGGKVLIPTQQHVRTLNAARLAADVAGTPTVVIARTDAEAATLITSDVDERDQEFILREGGQPVRTAEGFYKVRNGIEPCIARAKAYAPYSDLIWMETGTPDLELARKFAEAVKAEFPDQMLSYNCSPSFNWRKHLDDATIAKFQRELGAMGFTFQFITLAGFHALNYSMFDLAHGYAREGMSAYVELQEKEFASESRGYTATKHQREVGTGYFDTISTALNPNASTLALVGSTEEGQFH; from the coding sequence ATGACTGCAGCATTTGAGCCCACCCAGCAGCCCTCCGGCCATGACGCAACATCGCAGGCCGCCGCCCTGGAGCTCGAATGGGCCGCCAACCCCCGCTGGGAAGGTGTGACCCGGGACTACTCAGCCTCCGACGTCGTCCGTCTCCGCGGCCGCGTCTCCGAAGAACAGACCCTGGCCCGCCGCGGCGCGGAGAAGCTGTGGAAGCAGCTCACCGAAGAGCACAAGACCGGCGGGTACACCAACGCACTTGGCGCCCTCACCGGCAACCAGGCAGTGCAGCAGGTCAAGGCCGGCCTCCGGGCCATCTACCTTTCCGGCTGGCAGGTGGCCGCGGACGCCAACAACTCGGGCCACACCTACCCGGACCAGTCGCTCTACCCGGCCAACTCGGTTCCCACCGTGGTCCGCCGCATCAACAACGCCCTGCTCCGGGCGGACCAGATCGAATTCTCCGAAGGCGTCCAGACCGTCGAGGACTGGCTGGTGCCGATCGTCGCCGACGCCGAGGCCGGCTTCGGCGGCCCCCTGAACGCCTATGAGCTCATGAAATCCATGATCCAGGCTGGTGCCTCCGGTGTTCACTGGGAAGACCAGCTCGCCTCCGAAAAGAAGTGCGGGCACCTCGGCGGCAAGGTCCTGATCCCCACCCAGCAGCACGTGCGCACCCTGAACGCGGCCCGCCTCGCGGCCGACGTCGCCGGCACCCCCACCGTGGTCATCGCCCGCACCGACGCCGAGGCAGCAACCCTGATCACCTCCGACGTCGACGAGCGGGACCAGGAATTCATCCTCCGCGAAGGCGGACAGCCGGTCCGTACCGCGGAGGGCTTCTACAAGGTCCGCAACGGCATCGAACCCTGCATCGCCCGCGCCAAGGCCTACGCCCCCTACTCGGACCTGATCTGGATGGAAACCGGCACCCCGGACCTCGAGCTGGCCCGCAAGTTCGCCGAAGCAGTCAAGGCGGAGTTCCCGGACCAGATGCTCTCCTACAACTGCTCCCCGTCGTTCAACTGGCGTAAGCACCTGGACGACGCCACCATCGCCAAGTTCCAGCGCGAACTCGGCGCCATGGGCTTCACCTTCCAGTTCATCACCCTGGCCGGCTTCCACGCCCTGAACTACTCGATGTTCGACCTCGCCCACGGCTACGCCCGGGAAGGCATGAGCGCCTACGTCGAACTCCAGGAAAAGGAATTCGCATCCGAGTCCCGCGGCTACACCGCAACCAAGCACCAGCGCGAAGTCGGCACCGGCTACTTCGACACCATCTCAACAGCGCTCAACCCCAACGCCTCCACCCTCGCTTTGGTCGGATCGACCGAAGAGGGCCAGTTCCACTAA